In one Polycladomyces zharkentensis genomic region, the following are encoded:
- a CDS encoding MFS transporter, translating to MQRVLLLAIGMFALGFDAYVVAGLLPDIGATFKINASQAGQAVSVFTFCYALAAPVFATLLAGKPMRRILLLALAVFSVGNGMSALASSFSMLLVARAIAGVGAGLFSPLAAAAAASLVSEQKRGRALGMTLGGMSTGTVVGVPLGLIVAEHLGWEGTLWSITALGLLALVGIVIWFPNFPASAPPSLRQRVAMMTNGRVSATVGITLLTSISSLGLYTYIASVLYHLADIDYTTPFLWAWGIGGMIGSFSIGTLIDRTGRPSLLMAGILAIMAFSMFILPLGLPFPVLAYLPFVIWGAMGWASQAPQQHVLLRLQPDHGAAAVALNSSANYLGSAIGSALGGIAMLAGLAPSRLPFAAGCVAMVAFLAQLVVMSREKIKENQGKIKMES from the coding sequence ATGCAAAGAGTTTTACTTCTCGCGATCGGCATGTTCGCGCTTGGGTTTGATGCCTATGTGGTGGCCGGTCTGTTGCCGGACATTGGGGCAACGTTTAAAATAAACGCTTCACAAGCGGGACAGGCGGTTAGCGTCTTTACCTTTTGTTATGCACTGGCAGCTCCGGTTTTTGCAACATTGTTGGCTGGAAAACCAATGCGCCGGATTTTGCTGCTGGCGCTCGCCGTATTTTCTGTAGGCAACGGGATGAGTGCGCTGGCCTCCAGTTTTTCGATGCTGCTTGTGGCTCGTGCGATTGCAGGCGTCGGAGCCGGGCTTTTTTCCCCGCTGGCCGCTGCGGCTGCTGCATCTCTCGTTTCCGAACAAAAACGCGGCCGTGCTCTCGGGATGACGCTGGGTGGTATGAGTACCGGTACGGTTGTTGGAGTTCCGCTGGGATTGATTGTTGCCGAACATCTGGGTTGGGAGGGAACGCTCTGGTCCATCACTGCACTTGGCCTGCTTGCCTTGGTTGGAATTGTGATTTGGTTTCCGAACTTTCCGGCTTCAGCGCCGCCGTCACTCCGACAACGTGTGGCCATGATGACCAACGGACGGGTTTCAGCAACCGTTGGGATTACTTTATTGACCAGCATTTCGAGCTTGGGTTTGTATACGTATATTGCATCCGTCTTGTATCACTTGGCAGATATTGATTACACCACTCCATTTCTGTGGGCATGGGGGATTGGCGGCATGATCGGGAGCTTTTCCATTGGCACGCTGATTGATCGAACGGGACGTCCCAGCTTGCTTATGGCCGGTATTCTGGCCATCATGGCTTTTTCCATGTTCATCCTGCCATTGGGGCTTCCATTCCCCGTATTGGCATACCTGCCTTTCGTAATTTGGGGGGCGATGGGGTGGGCCTCGCAAGCCCCGCAACAACATGTATTGCTTCGCTTGCAACCTGATCACGGCGCAGCTGCAGTTGCGCTAAACAGTTCCGCCAATTATCTGGGAAGTGCGATCGGTTCCGCGCTCGGAGGGATTGCGATGCTGGCCGGATTGGCACCTTCCCGGCTGCCATTTGCTGCCGGCTGTGTTGCAATGGTGGCCTTCCTGGCACAATTGGTGGTCATGTCACGGGAAAAAATCAAGGAAAATCAAGGGAAAATAAAAATGGAATCATGA
- a CDS encoding helix-turn-helix domain-containing protein has product MSKLKEARTAAGLTQKALSEKSGLSVNVIRSLEQGKKKWTRELAEQLAPHLGVSADALMRSGKKEDFSTSKKKQTKPSSAQSTPKKRTRKKSRRETAATLIRMAKELVTMADGTSIPEAYHHEVLKMAYRLSNIGTEMQGKEE; this is encoded by the coding sequence ATGAGTAAATTGAAAGAAGCGAGAACGGCAGCAGGATTGACACAAAAAGCATTGTCGGAGAAATCGGGACTCAGTGTGAATGTCATCCGCTCACTGGAACAAGGAAAGAAAAAGTGGACCCGGGAACTGGCCGAGCAATTGGCCCCTCATCTGGGGGTGTCGGCCGATGCGCTGATGCGGTCGGGGAAAAAGGAGGACTTCTCCACATCCAAGAAAAAACAAACGAAACCATCCTCTGCGCAATCCACACCCAAGAAACGAACGAGAAAGAAAAGCAGACGAGAGACGGCCGCCACTCTGATCCGAATGGCCAAAGAATTGGTCACGATGGCGGATGGTACTTCCATCCCGGAGGCGTATCATCATGAGGTGCTGAAAATGGCGTACCGACTGAGTAACATCGGAACGGAGATGCAGGGGAAAGAAGAATGA
- a CDS encoding SDR family oxidoreductase gives MRSLEGKIALVTGGSRGAGRGIAVELAKAGATVYVTGRSVKGRSTHNRPGTIDDTVSQMEASGGKGIAVRCDHTNDSETELLINRIREEQGRLDILVNNVWGGNELAIEDMPFWKLPLQHWDHMFTAGVRAQLVTNHYAIPLMRRNKKGIIIHTTFWDRDKYIGHFYYDLAKNALIRMAYGLSIELKQDQIAVLAVSPGWMRTELVLKHFQTDENHWHEVEELKNTESPFYIGRAIVALASDPNVMEKSGQVLRVGDLAKEYSFTDTDGRYIPPFSINSKDTDA, from the coding sequence ATGAGGTCCTTGGAAGGAAAAATTGCGCTTGTCACAGGTGGAAGCAGAGGAGCAGGCCGTGGGATTGCTGTAGAATTGGCCAAAGCGGGGGCAACGGTTTACGTCACCGGTCGAAGCGTCAAAGGCAGATCCACCCATAATCGGCCGGGGACCATTGATGACACGGTTTCCCAAATGGAAGCTTCCGGTGGGAAGGGAATCGCCGTTCGCTGTGATCATACCAACGACTCGGAAACGGAGTTATTGATCAACCGAATTCGCGAGGAACAAGGAAGGCTGGATATACTCGTCAACAATGTCTGGGGCGGGAACGAACTTGCGATTGAGGATATGCCATTTTGGAAACTCCCTCTCCAACATTGGGATCATATGTTTACCGCCGGTGTCCGCGCTCAACTCGTGACGAATCATTACGCCATCCCCCTCATGCGCCGGAACAAAAAAGGGATCATCATTCACACCACCTTTTGGGACCGGGACAAATATATCGGACATTTTTACTATGATTTGGCCAAAAACGCACTGATTCGCATGGCGTACGGATTGTCCATTGAATTAAAGCAAGATCAGATTGCCGTCCTTGCCGTTTCACCCGGTTGGATGAGAACGGAACTAGTGTTGAAGCACTTTCAAACGGATGAGAATCATTGGCACGAAGTCGAAGAACTGAAAAACACGGAATCTCCTTTTTACATTGGACGGGCTATCGTGGCCTTGGCAAGTGATCCCAACGTCATGGAAAAAAGCGGACAAGTGTTGCGAGTTGGCGACTTGGCCAAAGAATATTCATTTACGGATACAGATGGCCGTTACATTCCGCCTTTCTCGATCAACTCGAAAGACACGGACGCTTGA
- a CDS encoding DUF423 domain-containing protein, whose translation MRLFLLLGSLNMFLSIALGAFGAHGLEGKVSERMMEIWRTGAHYHIVHGLALVVIGLLADRFGGSELITAAGWLILAGIVLFSGSLYAMVLTNVTKLGAITPIGGVAFLAGWVCVFLAAWKQMG comes from the coding sequence ATGCGTCTGTTTCTGTTGTTGGGCAGTTTGAACATGTTTTTGAGCATCGCGTTGGGAGCGTTCGGCGCACACGGTCTCGAAGGCAAGGTTTCGGAACGGATGATGGAGATTTGGCGAACCGGTGCGCACTATCATATCGTACACGGTTTGGCGCTCGTCGTCATCGGCCTGTTGGCCGATCGTTTCGGCGGCAGCGAACTGATCACCGCTGCGGGCTGGCTGATCCTGGCGGGGATTGTGCTATTCTCCGGCAGTCTCTACGCCATGGTGCTCACCAATGTGACCAAACTGGGCGCCATCACGCCGATCGGCGGTGTCGCCTTCTTGGCCGGATGGGTGTGCGTGTTTCTCGCTGCGTGGAAACAGATGGGATGA
- a CDS encoding long-chain fatty acid--CoA ligase: MKGTMMQYPLTLPHLLERAGRYYGSVEIVSRLPDKRLHRYTYTHFVRRARSLAQALQRAGLKKGDRVGTLMWNHYAHLEAYFGIPASGGVLHTINLRLHPNEIAYIINHGGDRFLIVDDVLLPLLEKVADRIRVERVFVVPLTGQPVPPGYEDYEEFIREPADDFTYPNLDENDALGMCYTSGTTGRPKGVVYSHRAVVLHSFASAMADTLAVSGRDAVLPVVPMFHVNAWGLPFTMTMVGAKQVYPGPHLDPVSLLELMQEEQVTFAAGVPTIWFGIYRELEKQPGHWRLHPELRTVVGGAAAPEVLLRGMDRHGIHVVHAWGMTETTPLGTISVLKPHLRSLPEDEQYAYRAKQGIPAPFVDVRVVNEQGEVPPDGVTMGELQVRGPWIAGAYHDKPNTRDSFTEDGWFRTGDVATIDEEGYVKITDRTKDLIKSGGEWISSVDLENAIMSHPAVEEAAVIGIAHPKWQERPLAVVVKKEEATLTLEELHAFLAPKFAKWWLPDDVVFVEEIPRTSAGKFLKSLLREQFHNHFLTKGVNA, encoded by the coding sequence GTGAAAGGAACAATGATGCAATATCCACTGACGTTGCCGCATCTGTTGGAACGGGCCGGACGCTATTACGGTTCGGTTGAGATCGTCTCCCGGTTGCCGGACAAACGCTTGCACCGTTATACGTATACCCACTTTGTTCGCAGGGCGCGTTCGCTGGCGCAGGCGCTTCAACGGGCCGGGTTGAAAAAAGGGGACCGGGTGGGTACGTTGATGTGGAATCATTACGCACATCTGGAGGCATATTTCGGCATCCCCGCCTCCGGTGGCGTGTTGCACACGATCAATCTCCGTTTGCACCCGAATGAGATCGCTTACATCATCAACCACGGCGGAGACCGTTTCCTGATCGTCGACGACGTATTGCTCCCGTTGCTGGAAAAAGTGGCGGATCGCATCCGGGTGGAGCGCGTATTTGTCGTACCGCTGACTGGTCAACCGGTCCCGCCCGGTTATGAGGATTACGAGGAGTTCATCCGAGAACCGGCTGACGATTTCACCTACCCGAATCTGGATGAAAACGACGCGTTGGGCATGTGCTACACCTCCGGCACGACGGGACGTCCCAAAGGGGTGGTGTATTCCCACCGGGCCGTGGTGTTGCATTCTTTTGCTTCGGCGATGGCGGATACATTGGCCGTTTCCGGCCGTGATGCGGTATTGCCTGTGGTGCCCATGTTTCACGTCAACGCATGGGGCCTGCCATTCACCATGACCATGGTGGGGGCCAAGCAGGTATACCCTGGACCGCATTTGGACCCTGTCAGCCTGCTCGAACTGATGCAGGAGGAACAAGTGACGTTCGCCGCCGGGGTGCCCACGATTTGGTTCGGCATTTACCGCGAGCTGGAGAAACAGCCGGGCCATTGGCGTTTGCATCCTGAATTGCGGACGGTGGTAGGCGGCGCGGCTGCTCCGGAAGTATTGTTGCGGGGGATGGACCGGCACGGCATCCATGTGGTACACGCTTGGGGAATGACGGAAACGACACCTCTCGGGACCATATCGGTGTTGAAGCCGCACCTGAGGAGCCTGCCGGAGGACGAACAATACGCATACCGGGCCAAACAGGGTATTCCCGCTCCGTTTGTGGACGTGCGGGTGGTCAACGAGCAGGGAGAGGTCCCGCCCGACGGTGTCACGATGGGTGAACTCCAAGTGAGGGGGCCGTGGATTGCGGGGGCGTATCACGATAAGCCGAATACCCGCGATTCGTTCACGGAAGACGGTTGGTTCCGCACCGGTGACGTGGCGACGATCGATGAAGAAGGGTACGTCAAAATCACCGACCGGACCAAGGACCTCATCAAATCGGGCGGAGAATGGATCAGCTCCGTCGATTTGGAAAATGCGATCATGTCGCATCCCGCCGTGGAGGAAGCGGCCGTCATCGGAATTGCGCATCCCAAGTGGCAGGAGCGGCCATTGGCGGTGGTGGTGAAAAAAGAGGAAGCGACATTGACGCTGGAGGAACTGCATGCATTTCTGGCACCGAAGTTCGCCAAATGGTGGTTGCCGGATGATGTCGTCTTCGTGGAGGAAATTCCGCGTACATCGGCGGGCAAGTTCCTCAAATCCCTGTTGCGTGAACAATTTCACAATCACTTTTTGACCAAGGGGGTAAACGCGTGA